Proteins encoded within one genomic window of Amycolatopsis nigrescens CSC17Ta-90:
- a CDS encoding phosphatase PAP2 family protein, which translates to MLEGKPSGEVALLSKVQGAIARPATVKAARGLSHFGEHSAGWFAAGLLGAALDKPRRREWLTASVGVVGAHAASIAVKRVVRRPRPEHPSVRVLVGTPSKLSFPSSHATSTTAAAVLYSGLTGRNLVPALVPPMLASRLVLGVHYPTDVLAGAVLGGAVGGVLRRLTSRNKRSR; encoded by the coding sequence ATGCTTGAGGGCAAGCCCAGCGGGGAGGTCGCCCTGCTGTCGAAGGTGCAGGGCGCGATCGCCCGGCCGGCCACGGTGAAGGCGGCACGGGGCCTTTCGCACTTCGGTGAGCACAGCGCGGGCTGGTTCGCGGCCGGGCTGCTCGGCGCGGCGCTGGACAAGCCGCGCCGCCGGGAGTGGCTGACCGCCTCCGTCGGCGTGGTCGGCGCGCACGCCGCGTCGATCGCGGTCAAGCGGGTGGTCCGGCGGCCGCGCCCGGAGCACCCGAGCGTGCGGGTTCTGGTCGGTACGCCGAGCAAGCTCAGCTTCCCGTCTTCGCACGCCACGAGCACCACCGCGGCGGCGGTGCTCTACTCCGGATTGACCGGGCGTAACCTGGTGCCCGCCCTGGTCCCGCCGATGCTGGCCTCCCGGCTCGTGCTCGGTGTGCACTATCCGACCGACGTGCTCGCCGGAGCGGTGCTCGGCGGGGCGGTCGGCGGTGTGCTGCGCCGACTGACATCCCGGAACAAGCGGAGCCGGTAG
- a CDS encoding decaprenyl-phosphate phosphoribosyltransferase, translating into MEPDAAPELETEPEVPGRPARGGPVAMALGVLKTARPRQWVKNVLVFAAPFFVLAKTDDVAGVLLDAVIAFVAFSLVASSVYLINDAIDVEADRAHPTKRRRPIAAGIVPVKVAYVAAVVFFAAGIGVGFLASGLLVIVLAVYEAVQLAYCFGLKHQPVVDLAIVGSGFLMRSIAGGVAANIALSQWFLLVTAFGSLFMVAGKRYAEVMLFERTGAKIRSSLKKYSASYLRFVWAISSAILIMSYCLWAFELRNTAGGSVWPVISMIPFVVAVLRYAVDVDGGNAGEPEEIALRDRVLQVLGALWIGTLVISFYL; encoded by the coding sequence ATGGAGCCGGACGCGGCTCCCGAGCTGGAGACCGAACCCGAGGTGCCGGGGCGACCCGCGCGTGGTGGCCCGGTCGCGATGGCGCTCGGCGTGCTGAAGACGGCCAGACCTCGCCAGTGGGTCAAGAACGTGCTGGTGTTCGCCGCACCGTTCTTCGTGCTGGCCAAGACCGACGACGTGGCCGGGGTGCTGCTGGACGCGGTGATCGCGTTCGTGGCGTTCTCCCTGGTCGCCTCCTCGGTCTACCTGATCAACGACGCGATCGACGTGGAGGCGGACCGGGCGCACCCGACCAAGCGCCGCCGCCCGATCGCGGCCGGCATCGTGCCGGTCAAGGTGGCCTACGTGGCCGCGGTGGTGTTCTTCGCCGCGGGCATCGGGGTCGGTTTCCTGGCCAGCGGCCTGCTGGTGATCGTGCTCGCGGTGTACGAGGCCGTGCAGCTGGCCTACTGCTTCGGGCTCAAGCACCAGCCGGTGGTGGACCTGGCGATCGTCGGCTCCGGCTTCCTGATGCGCTCGATCGCCGGCGGTGTCGCCGCGAACATCGCGCTTTCGCAGTGGTTCCTGCTGGTCACCGCGTTCGGCTCGCTGTTCATGGTGGCCGGCAAGCGGTACGCCGAGGTGATGCTGTTCGAGCGGACCGGGGCGAAGATCCGTTCCTCGCTGAAGAAGTACTCGGCGAGCTACCTGCGGTTCGTCTGGGCCATCTCGTCCGCGATCCTGATCATGTCGTACTGCCTGTGGGCGTTCGAGCTGCGCAACACCGCTGGCGGCTCGGTCTGGCCGGTGATCTCGATGATCCCGTTCGTGGTCGCCGTGCTCCGGTACGCGGTGGACGTGGACGGCGGCAACGCCGGCGAGCCCGAAGAGATCGCCCTGCGCGACCGGGTGCTCCAGGTGCTCGGCGCACTCTGGATCGGCACCCTGGTGATCTCCTTCTACCTCTGA
- a CDS encoding arabinosyltransferase domain-containing protein, translating into MPPHENSRPWSGIRRWGIVCLGLLSALAAVLFVLAPVEQDIAKYEWQPGPGAGNTALPLMPYQPSRLDASFDCAQPRDGLLLATNPPPGMAGEQDAGNGLTVRADQGVLRVRLGDTQLADRPTGAGCRWHVRADDTGTRVDVNGGTLGHSPDRPSVTGLFTEGLDAGLHVQVVADTRFDSSAGVLKVVLGVLAVLSLVALLVLARRWDQAVARRVRLLPRRWWRPRAPDVVVAAALGGWSIIGALTVDDGYIVTMLKARAESGFAGNYFRWFNAPEAPFGWFYEMYRLLAEVSAQEVWLRLPSVLLGLVAWVLVDRVLLPRLTSGELRWTRWAAAALFLLWYLPFDVGLRPEPLIVVGSLVVFALVERALATGAVAPLAAGLVVAGATVAVTPTGVAAFLPFVAALSGLVRLLRRRGNRALPALLCLLLAAAASTLLWMFYDQTLGTVLAATDVRTRIGPAMDWQQEIERYATLLDPNVVEGSLNRRVPVLLTLFGMAVLGALLLRGRTPGLAAAACRRLAVCGALYLVALTFTPTKWTHHFGALAGFGTLLLALVVHTVARGALRSVRARAIALALLAGVTALAVSAPDSWWSLSELGVWAADGMPSILGFGPATLVLGVGLALAVAGALAGAWRSAGGAQTDDRRALRWLPATGPLLVLIALGTVVLEVGSMARAVTTRWDTYTVGRSNLASFGGSKCGIEDWLTVEPDPAAGVLRPAAGSAPARLEGMRDGGFPAGTEPLVRPAWGSYRSPDGSMTSAWYALPPDAGAVDRAPLVLGVAGTGDVQVRVEFGRADGEVLSSADVDVATEGKWRDRRLDPAETPGADRVRVLAEDRDEEGWVAVTAPRLPVVVPSAQFVPPSEEVAVDWPNAFLLPCRQPASLADGMVQPVRYRFAPGPDSQELAGLSYTPDAGGPYAPLVQLATEHPVPTYLRGDKLREPISVFRFDYPAPMRDLKVTRSTRPLTAFTRGGPQM; encoded by the coding sequence ATGCCACCGCACGAAAACTCCCGCCCCTGGTCCGGAATCCGACGCTGGGGCATCGTCTGCCTCGGCCTGCTGTCCGCGCTGGCCGCGGTGCTGTTCGTGTTGGCACCGGTCGAACAGGACATAGCGAAATACGAGTGGCAACCAGGGCCCGGCGCGGGGAACACCGCCCTGCCGCTGATGCCGTACCAGCCGTCGCGGCTGGACGCGAGCTTCGACTGCGCCCAGCCCCGCGACGGCCTGCTGCTGGCCACCAACCCGCCGCCGGGGATGGCCGGCGAGCAGGACGCCGGCAACGGCCTCACGGTCCGCGCCGACCAGGGCGTGCTGCGGGTCCGGCTCGGCGACACCCAGCTGGCCGATCGCCCCACCGGCGCCGGCTGCCGGTGGCACGTGCGGGCCGACGACACCGGCACCAGGGTGGACGTGAACGGCGGCACCCTCGGGCATTCCCCGGACCGGCCCTCGGTGACCGGCCTGTTCACCGAGGGCCTCGACGCCGGTCTGCACGTACAGGTGGTGGCGGACACCCGGTTCGACTCCTCGGCCGGCGTGCTCAAGGTCGTGCTCGGCGTGCTGGCCGTGCTGAGCCTGGTGGCGCTGCTGGTGCTGGCCCGCCGCTGGGACCAGGCGGTCGCCAGGCGGGTCCGGCTGCTGCCGCGACGCTGGTGGCGGCCGCGGGCACCGGACGTGGTGGTGGCCGCGGCACTCGGCGGCTGGTCGATCATCGGCGCGCTCACCGTGGACGACGGCTACATCGTCACCATGCTGAAGGCCCGCGCGGAGAGCGGGTTCGCCGGCAACTACTTCCGCTGGTTCAACGCGCCGGAGGCGCCGTTCGGCTGGTTCTACGAGATGTACCGGCTGCTCGCCGAGGTCAGCGCCCAGGAGGTGTGGCTGCGGCTGCCGTCGGTGCTGCTCGGGCTGGTCGCCTGGGTGCTGGTGGACCGGGTGCTGCTGCCGCGGCTGACCTCCGGCGAGCTGCGCTGGACTCGTTGGGCAGCCGCCGCCCTGTTCCTGCTCTGGTACCTGCCCTTCGACGTGGGCCTGCGCCCGGAGCCGCTGATCGTGGTGGGCTCGCTGGTGGTCTTCGCGCTGGTGGAACGCGCACTGGCGACCGGCGCGGTGGCGCCGCTGGCGGCCGGGCTGGTGGTTGCCGGCGCGACGGTGGCGGTCACCCCGACCGGTGTCGCCGCCTTCCTGCCCTTCGTGGCCGCGCTCAGCGGGCTGGTCCGGCTGCTGCGCCGCCGCGGTAACAGGGCGTTGCCGGCACTGCTCTGCCTGCTGCTCGCGGCCGCCGCCAGCACGCTGCTGTGGATGTTCTACGACCAGACCCTCGGCACCGTGCTGGCCGCCACCGACGTGCGGACCCGGATCGGGCCGGCGATGGACTGGCAGCAGGAGATCGAGCGGTACGCCACGCTGCTGGACCCGAACGTGGTGGAGGGCTCGCTGAACCGGCGGGTGCCGGTGCTGCTCACGCTGTTCGGCATGGCCGTGCTCGGCGCGCTGCTGCTGCGCGGGCGCACCCCCGGCCTTGCCGCCGCGGCCTGCCGGCGGCTGGCCGTCTGCGGGGCGCTGTACCTGGTCGCGCTGACCTTCACGCCGACGAAGTGGACGCACCACTTCGGCGCGCTGGCCGGTTTCGGCACCCTGCTGCTCGCGCTGGTGGTGCACACCGTGGCCCGCGGTGCCCTGCGGTCGGTGAGGGCCCGCGCCATCGCGCTGGCGCTGCTGGCCGGGGTGACCGCACTGGCGGTGTCCGCGCCGGACAGCTGGTGGTCGCTGTCCGAGCTCGGCGTGTGGGCGGCCGACGGCATGCCGTCCATCCTGGGGTTCGGGCCGGCCACCCTGGTGCTCGGCGTCGGGCTGGCGCTGGCCGTGGCCGGCGCGCTGGCCGGGGCGTGGCGCTCGGCTGGCGGTGCACAGACGGACGACCGGCGGGCGCTGCGCTGGCTGCCGGCCACCGGGCCGCTGCTGGTGCTGATCGCGCTCGGCACGGTGGTGCTCGAGGTCGGCTCGATGGCAAGGGCGGTGACCACGCGCTGGGACACCTACACCGTCGGCCGGTCGAACCTGGCCTCCTTCGGCGGCAGCAAATGCGGCATCGAGGACTGGCTGACGGTGGAACCGGACCCGGCCGCCGGGGTGCTGCGCCCGGCCGCCGGTTCGGCCCCGGCCAGGCTGGAGGGGATGCGGGACGGCGGTTTCCCGGCCGGAACGGAGCCGCTGGTGCGCCCGGCATGGGGCAGCTACCGGTCGCCGGACGGCTCGATGACCTCGGCCTGGTACGCGCTGCCGCCGGACGCGGGCGCCGTCGACAGGGCGCCGCTGGTGCTCGGCGTGGCCGGCACCGGGGACGTCCAGGTGCGGGTCGAGTTCGGCCGCGCGGACGGCGAGGTGCTCAGCAGCGCGGACGTCGACGTTGCCACCGAGGGCAAGTGGCGTGACCGGCGGCTGGACCCCGCCGAGACACCGGGCGCGGACCGGGTGCGGGTGCTCGCCGAGGACCGGGACGAGGAGGGCTGGGTGGCGGTCACCGCGCCACGGCTGCCGGTGGTGGTGCCGTCCGCGCAGTTCGTGCCGCCCTCCGAGGAGGTCGCGGTGGACTGGCCGAACGCCTTCCTGCTGCCCTGCCGGCAGCCCGCGTCGCTGGCGGACGGCATGGTGCAGCCGGTGCGCTACCGGTTCGCGCCCGGCCCGGACAGCCAGGAGCTCGCCGGGCTTTCGTACACCCCGGACGCCGGTGGGCCGTACGCGCCGCTGGTGCAGCTCGCGACCGAGCACCCGGTGCCCACCTACCTGCGCGGGGACAAGCTGCGGGAGCCGATCAGCGTGTTCCGCTTCGACTACCCCGCCCCGATGCGGGACCTGAAGGTGACCCGGTCCACCCGCCCGCTCACCGCGTTCACCCGCGGCGGCCCGCAGATGTAG
- a CDS encoding FAD-binding oxidoreductase: protein MATLVRVSQGTPRPSTQRRTLTGWGRTAPTVAEVLSTPDPEIIARAVTEAGTRGVIARGLGRSYGDPAQNAGGLVIDMTVLDRIHSIDADSGVAVLDGGVNLDQLMRAALPFGLWVPVLPGTRQVTIGGAIANDIHGKNHHSAGSFGNHVLSIDLLTADGQLRTITPDGPDSELFWATVGGIGLTGLIMRATVQMKKTETAYFIVDADRTSNFDETIELFTNGSDLNYDYSMAVPDLISSDDRMGRATFSRGSLAKLDELDKKRRGDPLKFDAPQLLTLPDVFPNGLANKLTWSTLSNVWLRTVPKGGARGKIQNLTQFYHPLDMLGEWNRGYGSKGFLQYQFSVPFGRESDLKRICQQISTSGHYSFLNVFKRMGEASRAPLSWPSPGWMLSVDFPIKDGLSRFCTELDEEVLAIGGRLYTAKDSRTQADIFAQMYPRLDEWRKVRHAVDPDGVFASDMSRRLEL, encoded by the coding sequence ATGGCTACCCTGGTCCGCGTGAGCCAAGGGACCCCAAGACCAAGCACCCAGCGGCGCACCCTGACCGGCTGGGGCCGAACCGCGCCCACGGTCGCCGAGGTGCTCAGCACACCGGACCCGGAAATCATCGCGCGAGCGGTGACCGAAGCCGGTACACGCGGCGTGATCGCCAGAGGCCTTGGCCGGTCCTATGGTGATCCCGCGCAGAACGCCGGCGGCCTGGTGATCGATATGACCGTGCTGGACCGGATTCACTCGATCGACGCGGACAGCGGTGTCGCCGTGCTGGACGGCGGGGTGAACCTGGACCAGCTGATGCGGGCCGCGCTGCCGTTCGGGCTGTGGGTGCCGGTGCTGCCGGGCACGAGGCAGGTGACCATCGGCGGCGCGATCGCAAACGACATCCACGGCAAGAACCACCATTCCGCAGGCAGCTTCGGCAACCACGTGCTGTCGATCGACCTGCTCACCGCGGACGGCCAGCTGCGCACGATCACTCCGGACGGGCCCGATTCGGAGCTGTTCTGGGCGACCGTGGGCGGTATCGGGCTGACCGGGCTGATCATGCGCGCCACCGTGCAGATGAAGAAGACCGAGACCGCTTACTTCATCGTCGACGCGGACCGCACCTCGAACTTCGACGAGACCATCGAGCTGTTCACCAACGGCTCGGACCTCAACTACGACTACTCGATGGCCGTGCCGGACCTGATCTCGTCGGACGACCGGATGGGCCGGGCCACCTTCTCGCGCGGTTCGCTGGCCAAGCTGGACGAGCTGGACAAGAAGCGACGCGGCGACCCGCTGAAGTTCGACGCGCCGCAGCTGCTCACCCTGCCGGACGTGTTCCCGAACGGGCTGGCGAACAAGCTCACCTGGAGCACGCTCAGCAATGTCTGGCTCCGCACGGTGCCCAAGGGCGGCGCGCGCGGGAAGATCCAGAACCTGACGCAGTTCTACCACCCGCTGGACATGCTGGGTGAGTGGAACCGCGGCTACGGCTCGAAGGGTTTCCTGCAGTACCAGTTCTCCGTGCCCTTCGGCCGGGAGAGCGACCTGAAGCGGATCTGCCAGCAGATCTCGACGTCCGGGCACTACTCGTTCCTCAACGTGTTCAAGCGGATGGGCGAGGCCAGCCGCGCGCCGCTGTCCTGGCCGTCCCCCGGCTGGATGCTCAGCGTCGACTTCCCGATCAAGGACGGTCTCAGCCGCTTCTGCACCGAACTGGACGAGGAGGTGCTCGCCATCGGCGGGCGGCTCTACACCGCCAAGGACTCGCGGACCCAGGCGGACATCTTCGCGCAGATGTACCCGCGACTCGACGAATGGCGCAAGGTGCGCCACGCCGTTGACCCCGATGGCGTTTTCGCCTCAGACATGAGCCGGAGGCTCGAACTGTGA
- a CDS encoding decaprenylphospho-beta-D-erythro-pentofuranosid-2-ulose 2-reductase yields MIDAVGNPQSLLLLGGTSDIALAIAERYLASSPLRIVLAARPSPRLDAAAKRLRDAGAEVSTVDFDAKDMDSHPSVLDKAFGDGDIDVTVVAFGLLGDAEEVWQDHAKAVELAAVNYTAAVSVGVALSERLKKQGHGSVIALSSVAGERVRRSNFLYGSSKAGFDGFYLGLGEALRPFGVRVTVVRPGQVRTKMTEGMGKAPLESTAEQVAEIAVDATRRGKDLVWAPAQFRLVMSALRHVPRPIFRKLPI; encoded by the coding sequence GTGATCGACGCTGTAGGAAACCCCCAGTCCCTGCTGCTGCTCGGCGGCACCTCCGACATCGCGCTGGCGATCGCGGAGCGTTACCTGGCCAGCAGTCCGTTGCGGATCGTGCTGGCAGCACGGCCGTCGCCCCGGCTGGACGCCGCCGCGAAACGGCTGCGCGACGCCGGCGCCGAAGTGTCCACTGTGGACTTCGACGCCAAGGACATGGACAGCCACCCTTCGGTGCTGGACAAGGCTTTCGGCGACGGCGACATCGACGTCACCGTGGTCGCGTTCGGGCTGCTCGGGGACGCCGAGGAGGTCTGGCAGGACCACGCCAAGGCCGTCGAGTTGGCCGCGGTGAACTACACCGCAGCGGTTTCGGTGGGCGTGGCGCTGTCCGAGCGGCTGAAGAAACAGGGCCACGGCTCGGTCATCGCGCTTTCGTCGGTGGCGGGCGAGCGGGTGCGCCGGTCTAACTTCCTGTACGGCTCCAGCAAGGCCGGGTTCGACGGGTTCTACCTCGGCCTCGGCGAGGCGCTGCGCCCGTTCGGGGTACGCGTGACCGTGGTGCGGCCTGGTCAGGTCCGGACCAAGATGACCGAGGGCATGGGCAAGGCGCCGCTGGAGTCGACTGCCGAGCAGGTGGCCGAGATCGCGGTGGACGCGACCCGCCGCGGCAAGGACCTGGTGTGGGCGCCCGCGCAGTTCCGGCTGGTGATGTCCGCGCTGCGGCACGTGCCCCGGCCGATCTTCCGCAAGCTGCCGATCTGA
- the glf gene encoding UDP-galactopyranose mutase: protein MSEHTNPTKITEDDFVGYDLIVVGSGFFGLTVAERAATQLGKKVLVLERRSHLGGNAYTEAEPETGIEVHRYGAHLFHTSNKRVWDYVTQFTEFTGYQHRVFAKYQGQVYPLPMNLGLINQFFGKSHTPDEARELIAKQSSEFNTDDAQNLEEKAISLIGRPLYEAFIRGYTAKQWENDPKKLGANIITRLPVRYTFDNRYFNDTYEGLPVDGYTAWLEKMVENPNIEVRLNVDYFDVRDRIPAGTPTVYTGPLDRYFNYSAGRFTWRTVDFESEVVDTGDFQGTSVVNYNDQEVPYTRIIEFRHFYPERKYYPSDKTVVFREYSRFAGEEDEPYYPINTPENRDKLEKYRELAKVEAKERNVLFGGRLGTYKYLDMHMAIGSALSAFDNKIAPHLTDGAPLDGSIDA, encoded by the coding sequence GTGAGCGAGCACACGAACCCCACAAAGATTACTGAAGACGATTTCGTCGGTTACGACCTGATCGTAGTCGGCTCCGGTTTCTTCGGTCTGACCGTGGCCGAACGAGCCGCTACCCAGCTGGGCAAGAAGGTGCTCGTCCTGGAGCGCCGCAGCCATCTCGGTGGCAACGCCTACACCGAAGCCGAGCCCGAGACGGGCATCGAGGTGCACCGCTACGGCGCGCACCTGTTCCACACCTCCAACAAGCGGGTCTGGGACTACGTGACCCAGTTCACCGAGTTCACCGGCTACCAGCACCGGGTGTTCGCCAAGTACCAGGGCCAGGTCTACCCGCTGCCGATGAACCTTGGCCTGATCAACCAGTTCTTCGGCAAGTCGCACACGCCGGACGAGGCGCGCGAGCTGATCGCCAAGCAGTCATCGGAATTCAACACCGACGACGCGCAGAACCTCGAGGAGAAGGCGATCTCGCTGATCGGGCGCCCGCTCTACGAGGCGTTCATCCGCGGCTACACGGCCAAGCAGTGGGAGAACGACCCGAAGAAACTCGGCGCGAACATCATCACCCGGCTGCCGGTCCGCTACACCTTCGACAACCGCTACTTCAACGACACCTACGAGGGCCTGCCGGTCGACGGCTATACCGCGTGGCTGGAGAAGATGGTCGAGAACCCGAACATCGAGGTGCGGCTGAACGTCGACTACTTCGACGTCCGCGACCGGATCCCGGCCGGCACGCCGACCGTCTACACCGGACCGCTCGACCGCTACTTCAACTACTCGGCTGGCCGGTTCACCTGGCGCACGGTCGACTTCGAGTCCGAGGTCGTCGACACCGGAGACTTCCAGGGCACCTCGGTGGTCAACTACAACGACCAGGAAGTGCCCTACACCCGGATCATCGAGTTCCGGCACTTCTACCCGGAGCGCAAGTACTACCCGTCGGACAAGACGGTGGTGTTCCGCGAGTACTCCCGGTTCGCCGGCGAAGAGGACGAGCCGTACTACCCGATCAACACCCCGGAGAACCGCGACAAGCTGGAGAAGTACCGCGAGCTGGCCAAGGTCGAGGCCAAGGAGCGCAACGTGCTCTTCGGCGGCCGTCTCGGTACCTACAAGTACCTCGACATGCACATGGCGATCGGTTCGGCGCTGTCCGCCTTCGACAACAAGATCGCCCCGCACCTGACCGACGGTGCGCCGCTGGACGGGTCGATTGATGCTTGA